One region of Treponema primitia ZAS-1 genomic DNA includes:
- a CDS encoding DUF2225 domain-containing protein: protein MKSEEREVKISFQSKESYICPVCGADFHREELLTGSGRLIAGDLTDELHRLYEPSLRYGEIYPLAYQATVCPECWFASMDNDFMTFPKTNRQKALADQEKRKKDTLQIFPNVDFYENRGLISGAASLYLVLRCYDFFSKEFSPTIKQGMAALRTGWLLDEINKKYPGQHYDWVATLFKKKAEFLYNDAIRREQSGIESLSSLKGFGPDTDKNYSYEGALYLCALLKSKYGPMADAAQRIASLEEAKRTVAKIFGMGKSSKSKPGSLLESARSLYESINKEITQIDA, encoded by the coding sequence ATGAAGAGTGAAGAACGGGAAGTAAAAATATCTTTTCAATCCAAGGAATCCTATATCTGTCCTGTCTGCGGCGCTGATTTCCACCGGGAAGAGCTGCTTACCGGCAGCGGACGGCTTATCGCCGGGGATCTTACGGACGAACTCCACCGTCTCTATGAACCATCCTTACGGTACGGGGAAATTTACCCCCTGGCATATCAGGCTACGGTTTGTCCTGAATGCTGGTTTGCCTCCATGGATAATGATTTTATGACCTTCCCAAAGACGAACCGCCAGAAGGCGCTGGCGGATCAGGAAAAACGAAAAAAAGACACCCTGCAGATTTTTCCCAATGTAGATTTCTATGAAAACCGCGGGCTTATTTCCGGCGCCGCTTCCCTGTACTTAGTACTCCGGTGTTACGACTTTTTCTCCAAGGAATTTTCACCCACCATCAAACAGGGTATGGCAGCCCTGCGGACAGGGTGGCTTCTGGACGAGATCAATAAAAAATACCCCGGACAGCATTACGACTGGGTGGCCACGCTTTTTAAAAAGAAGGCGGAGTTTCTTTACAATGATGCCATACGGCGGGAACAATCGGGCATAGAGAGCCTGTCGAGCCTTAAGGGCTTTGGCCCCGATACGGACAAAAACTATTCCTATGAGGGCGCCCTGTATCTCTGTGCCCTGTTGAAGTCAAAGTACGGCCCCATGGCCGATGCCGCCCAGCGTATCGCGTCTTTGGAAGAAGCAAAACGTACGGTGGCAAAGATCTTCGGCATGGGCAAGTCCTCCAAGTCCAAACCCGGTTCCCTCCTGGAAAGCGCACGGTCCCTCTACGAGAGCATCAATAAAGAAATAACGCAAATCGATGCCTAG
- a CDS encoding holo-ACP synthase, which produces MIIGIGVDVVYVRRLERWRTIPGLLERYFHPQELSASLSKGNGAFLSLSARFAAKEAFGKALGTGLAGIVLRDILVVNRHNGMPEIEVFGTASSALKRSGATKIHISLTHERENAIAMVVLEKD; this is translated from the coding sequence TTGATTATAGGTATCGGGGTTGATGTGGTGTATGTGCGCCGCCTGGAACGGTGGCGTACAATTCCGGGCTTACTGGAACGGTATTTTCATCCCCAGGAGCTTTCAGCATCCCTGTCCAAGGGAAACGGCGCATTCCTTTCTTTATCGGCCCGGTTTGCCGCAAAGGAAGCTTTTGGAAAAGCTCTGGGTACCGGTCTTGCGGGGATAGTTCTCCGGGATATACTGGTAGTAAACCGTCATAACGGTATGCCGGAAATAGAGGTTTTTGGAACCGCCTCTTCTGCCCTGAAGCGGAGCGGCGCTACGAAAATACACATATCCCTAACCCATGAGCGGGAGAACGCTATTGCCATGGTGGTATTGGAAAAAGATTAG
- a CDS encoding YbbR-like domain-containing protein, with protein MNDRKLTIGPMLAKIAENWPAKVISIALAIMLFVFHRMSLQEERFFSVPLSVETDSSLTPAGPYPGLIGITLRGDANTIYPILEDDIQAYIDLNKYTEPGTYRAPVQIRKKGTALRAEALEISVDPLEVILSLDERLSKTVPIKASFSGALEPGYELGEYTLDPAHVVIDGPKGLLMDVSELSTNFVELTGRSVDFSTTVRILNPQPLLSIRGNGLIEFHGVIREQLRIQNFEDIPIRINNLDEQFSGELEIAAGSIRIEGGQTTFNKIKPQDVSLYVECSSINSIGEFLLPVSALFPVMFTLIRQDPENVLIQIRRRQQHSIGTGGS; from the coding sequence TTGAACGATAGAAAGCTGACCATTGGTCCCATGCTTGCCAAGATTGCGGAAAACTGGCCGGCTAAGGTCATTTCCATTGCCCTAGCCATCATGCTTTTTGTCTTTCACCGTATGAGCCTCCAGGAGGAACGGTTTTTTTCGGTTCCCCTCAGTGTAGAAACCGATAGCAGTCTGACTCCAGCCGGCCCCTATCCGGGGCTAATCGGAATTACCCTCCGGGGGGATGCCAATACCATTTACCCTATTCTGGAAGATGATATCCAAGCCTATATTGATCTTAACAAGTATACCGAGCCGGGAACCTATCGGGCGCCGGTGCAGATCCGTAAAAAGGGGACTGCCCTGCGCGCCGAAGCCCTGGAGATATCGGTGGATCCCCTGGAGGTGATACTTTCCCTGGATGAACGTCTTAGTAAAACTGTCCCCATAAAGGCTAGTTTCAGCGGCGCCCTTGAACCGGGCTATGAGTTGGGAGAATATACCCTGGACCCGGCCCATGTGGTTATTGACGGGCCCAAGGGATTGTTAATGGATGTTTCTGAACTGTCCACCAATTTTGTTGAACTTACCGGCAGGTCTGTTGATTTCTCCACCACCGTGCGGATTTTGAACCCGCAGCCCCTTCTTAGTATTCGGGGAAACGGGCTTATCGAATTCCATGGTGTTATTCGGGAACAGCTGCGGATTCAAAATTTTGAGGATATTCCCATCAGGATAAATAATCTGGATGAACAATTTTCCGGTGAGCTGGAAATTGCAGCGGGCTCCATCCGTATTGAGGGGGGACAGACCACGTTCAATAAAATAAAACCCCAGGATGTCAGCCTCTACGTGGAGTGTTCTTCAATTAATTCTATAGGTGAATTCCTGCTGCCGGTTTCGGCGCTGTTTCCCGTCATGTTTACCCTTATCCGCCAGGACCCGGAAAATGTGCTGATCCAAATTCGCCGGCGGCAGCAGCACAGTATTGGAACCGGGGGATCATGA